In Chryseobacterium gleum, a single genomic region encodes these proteins:
- a CDS encoding Maf family protein produces MKLLLASQSPRRKELLSSLGFEFEVVKIDCEEILPQHIKIEEAAAYLSDLKSDAFRSLEADEVLLTADTVVAIDHQILGKPKDEADAFQMLQSLSGRTHQVYTGITIKTANQSFTETDVADVTLDVLTDEEINYYIQNYKPFDKAGSYGIQEWLGMAKITSLTGSFYTIMGLPTHLVYKILKETALI; encoded by the coding sequence ATGAAATTACTTTTAGCATCACAATCCCCAAGAAGAAAAGAGCTACTTTCCAGTCTTGGTTTTGAATTTGAAGTTGTCAAAATAGATTGTGAAGAAATACTTCCTCAGCACATTAAAATAGAAGAAGCCGCAGCTTATCTTTCTGATTTAAAATCAGATGCCTTTAGAAGTCTGGAAGCGGATGAAGTTCTTCTTACTGCCGATACCGTAGTAGCTATTGATCATCAGATTCTTGGTAAGCCTAAAGATGAAGCGGATGCCTTTCAAATGCTCCAGAGCCTTTCAGGAAGAACGCATCAGGTGTATACAGGAATTACCATCAAAACTGCCAATCAGTCTTTTACAGAAACCGATGTAGCCGATGTGACACTGGATGTGCTTACAGATGAAGAAATTAACTATTATATTCAAAATTACAAGCCTTTCGATAAAGCGGGAAGCTACGGTATTCAGGAATGGCTTGGAATGGCAAAGATCACAAGTCTTACAGGAAGTTTTTATACGATTATGGGGCTTCCTACTCATCTCGTTTACAAAATTTTGAAAGAAACCGCATTGATTTAA
- a CDS encoding tetratricopeptide repeat protein: MKKNILFLLVICLVASCATKTKKPEQRSRVLKGFSTYYNTLFNAKDALNSEFTTRDKGHKDNFYAPYIPILTYEEQPLGSDLGQTEAFAENSMKMAEVANRPSGRGNSGVPNIPGGPPGSGPSRPDGEESKGATTLEIAEAKALKAINKYSVTRNGEEKNKQIFDAYMILAQARIYRGKSLEALDALNYVFTHMKDDKRIALARIYQGLAYDKIKDYHRAHETFAKLKGDDINKSYAKLLSIYYSESLLDAGKKEEAARELDNAFELNNNRKLKSRIAYLRGQVYENLNQNDKARESYAAAYKYANDFEFEVKSQIAIAKTFNGKGDYAGAKNYLEGISKKGTYGSRKNEFYYALGLMANKAGKKDEAQQFFRKSLFEKVSDPQIRGLTYYEIGKNYLDKNDYIGAGSYYDSALAVMTYEPSKILLKDQSEYIKKISKNYYLIKKNDSILSLARMDDAQKTDYFTKYIAKLKIKEEKAEQERRRAERSKGFDTGDYSANSVFANSGNSFEDFGVTTKGFYFSNTGTVSKGTSSFKQIWGDRALADNWRSSKKMASIEDMKNEALGVTSAPNPRRFEPAYYIEQIPTDQGKLSQLKKDRDTASLGLGIMYQNYFTNTPLATKTLYDLVDVKPEEKVMLQALYEIFAMNYEKNPQASERAKQILLADYPYTSYAEFARNPKNKSFVKSTEEVENEYKKAYALFESEKFTESKDVIDQTIQKFPKDALVPKLYLLNAFNAGKSSGKEVMILQLEQIALNYSKTPEGVRAKEMLNYLKSDLSFQATDNKGNAIPQQPSGVPVQPNAQNTGIPQMNSGKIQKLDSGQNPNMNNTAPQSSPGQQNPKKANETKSGSKIPPRPQ; this comes from the coding sequence ATGAAAAAGAATATATTATTCCTTTTAGTCATATGCCTTGTTGCTTCCTGTGCTACCAAAACAAAAAAGCCGGAGCAGCGTTCAAGAGTATTGAAAGGATTTTCCACATATTATAATACTCTTTTTAATGCGAAAGATGCATTAAACAGTGAATTTACAACCAGAGACAAAGGACATAAGGATAATTTCTATGCACCTTATATTCCTATTCTGACTTACGAAGAACAGCCTTTGGGAAGTGACCTTGGACAGACTGAAGCTTTTGCAGAAAATTCTATGAAGATGGCTGAAGTAGCCAACAGACCTTCGGGAAGAGGCAATTCGGGAGTTCCTAATATTCCTGGCGGGCCTCCGGGAAGCGGACCATCAAGACCTGACGGTGAGGAGAGCAAAGGCGCTACTACCCTTGAAATTGCAGAAGCAAAAGCTTTAAAAGCTATTAATAAATATTCGGTAACCAGAAATGGTGAAGAGAAAAACAAACAGATTTTTGATGCCTATATGATCCTTGCCCAGGCAAGAATTTACCGTGGTAAATCCCTGGAAGCACTTGATGCGCTTAATTATGTCTTTACGCATATGAAAGATGATAAAAGGATTGCACTGGCAAGAATTTATCAGGGGCTTGCTTATGATAAGATCAAGGATTATCACAGAGCGCATGAAACTTTTGCAAAACTGAAGGGAGACGATATTAATAAAAGCTATGCAAAGCTCCTGAGTATTTACTATTCTGAATCTTTGCTTGATGCAGGAAAAAAAGAAGAGGCTGCCAGGGAACTTGACAATGCTTTTGAACTGAATAACAACAGAAAACTGAAAAGTAGAATCGCGTATCTGAGAGGCCAGGTTTATGAAAATCTAAACCAGAATGATAAGGCAAGAGAAAGCTACGCTGCTGCATACAAATATGCCAATGATTTCGAATTTGAAGTAAAATCACAGATTGCAATTGCCAAAACTTTTAACGGTAAAGGAGACTATGCCGGCGCGAAGAATTATCTGGAAGGAATAAGTAAGAAAGGAACTTATGGTTCCAGAAAGAATGAATTTTACTATGCCTTAGGTCTCATGGCTAATAAGGCTGGGAAAAAAGATGAAGCTCAGCAATTCTTCAGAAAATCACTGTTTGAGAAAGTTTCTGATCCCCAGATCCGTGGACTGACTTATTATGAAATAGGGAAAAACTACCTGGATAAGAATGATTATATCGGGGCAGGAAGTTATTACGATTCCGCATTGGCAGTAATGACTTATGAGCCTTCAAAAATCTTATTGAAAGACCAGTCCGAATACATTAAAAAGATTTCCAAAAACTACTATCTGATCAAAAAGAATGACAGTATTCTTTCTCTGGCAAGAATGGATGATGCTCAGAAGACCGATTATTTCACAAAATATATTGCAAAATTAAAGATCAAAGAAGAAAAGGCGGAACAGGAAAGAAGACGTGCTGAAAGAAGTAAAGGTTTTGATACTGGAGATTACAGCGCCAATTCTGTTTTTGCCAACAGTGGTAATTCTTTTGAAGATTTTGGGGTAACGACAAAAGGCTTCTACTTCAGCAATACAGGAACTGTAAGCAAAGGAACTTCTTCATTTAAGCAGATCTGGGGAGACCGTGCTCTTGCTGACAACTGGCGTTCTTCCAAGAAGATGGCGTCTATTGAAGATATGAAGAATGAAGCTTTGGGAGTTACTTCAGCACCTAATCCAAGACGTTTTGAGCCTGCTTATTATATCGAACAGATTCCTACTGATCAGGGTAAATTATCCCAGTTAAAAAAGGACAGGGATACCGCTTCACTGGGACTTGGTATTATGTATCAGAACTATTTTACTAACACTCCCCTGGCGACTAAAACGCTTTATGACCTTGTAGATGTAAAGCCGGAAGAAAAGGTAATGTTACAGGCATTGTATGAGATTTTTGCCATGAATTATGAAAAAAATCCTCAGGCTTCTGAAAGAGCAAAACAAATTCTGTTAGCGGATTATCCTTATACTTCTTATGCCGAGTTTGCAAGAAATCCTAAAAATAAGTCATTTGTAAAATCAACTGAAGAAGTTGAAAACGAATATAAAAAGGCATATGCCCTGTTTGAGTCGGAAAAGTTTACGGAAAGTAAAGATGTCATTGATCAGACCATCCAGAAGTTCCCGAAGGATGCGCTGGTTCCTAAACTCTACCTTTTGAATGCCTTCAATGCCGGGAAATCCAGTGGTAAGGAAGTAATGATTCTTCAGCTTGAACAGATTGCCCTGAACTATTCCAAAACACCGGAAGGTGTGAGAGCGAAAGAAATGCTGAATTACCTGAAAAGCGACCTGAGTTTCCAGGCAACGGATAATAAAGGAAATGCTATTCCTCAGCAGCCATCAGGAGTTCCTGTACAGCCTAATGCCCAGAATACGGGTATTCCACAAATGAATAGCGGGAAAATCCAGAAGCTGGACAGTGGCCAGAATCCTAATATGAATAATACGGCTCCGCAATCAAGTCCCGGGCAGCAAAATCCAAAGAAAGCAAACGAAACGAAATCAGGGTCGAAAATACCACCAAGACCTCAATAA
- the tsaB gene encoding tRNA (adenosine(37)-N6)-threonylcarbamoyltransferase complex dimerization subunit type 1 TsaB, with protein MKILYLETSSKNCSVAVSDNEKLLCLCEEVSENYKQSESLHTYVEWALEGAGISLKEIEAVSLGKGPGSYTGLRIGAASAKGFCYGLKVPLVAVNSLESMIEPFLGDNYDLIVPLVDARRMEVYTAVYDGKTGKELSETEAKILDEASFEEFKDKKVLFVGDGAKKAKEILNLPDAVFKEDVYPSAQYLIRKTLEKIEQKEFEDMAYFEPFYLKDFHGVKKKKSEE; from the coding sequence ATGAAAATTCTATATCTGGAAACATCATCCAAAAACTGTTCAGTAGCAGTTTCAGATAATGAGAAGCTGTTATGCCTTTGTGAAGAAGTTTCCGAAAATTATAAACAGTCCGAAAGTTTACACACCTATGTTGAATGGGCATTGGAAGGAGCAGGTATTTCTCTTAAAGAGATTGAGGCGGTTTCTTTAGGAAAAGGTCCGGGATCCTACACTGGTTTAAGAATAGGTGCTGCTTCGGCAAAAGGATTTTGTTACGGACTTAAAGTCCCTCTTGTAGCTGTTAATTCTCTTGAAAGCATGATAGAGCCGTTTTTAGGCGATAACTACGATCTCATAGTGCCTTTAGTCGATGCAAGGAGAATGGAGGTTTATACGGCCGTTTATGACGGTAAAACAGGGAAGGAGTTATCGGAGACAGAAGCTAAGATTTTAGATGAAGCTTCATTTGAAGAATTCAAAGATAAAAAAGTTCTGTTTGTAGGGGATGGTGCTAAAAAAGCAAAAGAGATTCTGAATCTTCCTGATGCTGTTTTTAAAGAAGATGTTTATCCTTCTGCACAATATCTGATCAGAAAGACACTGGAAAAGATAGAACAAAAAGAATTTGAAGACATGGCTTACTTTGAGCCTTTTTATCTCAAAGATTTCCATGGAGTAAAGAAAAAGAAAAGCGAAGAATAA
- a CDS encoding SDR family NAD(P)-dependent oxidoreductase, producing the protein MKTILITGATSGIGKATAELLAKQGNRIIICGRRSEVLESVKTELSQFTEIFSLKFDVRNLNEVESAINSLPENWKDIDVLINNAGNAHGLDPLSAGKTDDWDSMIDGNVKGLLYVSKMIIPTMKTKNLGHIVNISSVAARQTYANGVVYCATKKAVDVISEGMRLELTEFGIKVTNIQPGAVETDFSLVRFKGDSERASTVYAGYEALKAEDIADSIAYCVNAPKHVTISDMTIYPSAQAEPRTIYRK; encoded by the coding sequence ATGAAGACAATATTGATCACCGGAGCTACTTCCGGTATAGGAAAAGCCACTGCCGAACTTCTTGCAAAACAAGGAAACAGAATCATTATTTGCGGAAGGAGAAGTGAAGTGCTGGAATCTGTAAAAACTGAACTTTCTCAATTTACCGAAATATTTAGTTTAAAATTTGATGTAAGAAATCTTAATGAAGTGGAATCAGCCATCAATTCTCTTCCGGAGAACTGGAAAGATATTGATGTTCTGATCAATAATGCAGGGAATGCCCACGGATTAGATCCGCTATCGGCCGGTAAAACGGATGACTGGGATTCTATGATAGACGGAAATGTAAAGGGATTACTCTATGTTTCCAAAATGATCATTCCAACAATGAAAACTAAAAATTTAGGTCATATTGTAAACATCAGTTCCGTAGCAGCAAGACAAACCTATGCGAATGGAGTAGTGTACTGTGCGACGAAGAAAGCAGTAGATGTTATTTCCGAGGGAATGAGACTGGAGCTTACTGAATTTGGTATTAAAGTAACCAACATTCAGCCGGGCGCTGTAGAAACGGATTTTTCTTTGGTAAGATTCAAGGGAGACAGTGAGAGAGCTTCAACAGTGTATGCCGGCTATGAGGCTCTGAAAGCGGAAGATATTGCAGACTCAATTGCCTACTGTGTGAATGCTCCGAAGCATGTTACCATTTCAGACATGACGATCTATCCAAGTGCACAGGCTGAACCCAGAACGATTTATAGAAAATAG
- a CDS encoding tautomerase family protein → MPFVRISLPKTLQHEEKDQISISVHQALMEEFNIPADDYFHVIEELESHQVKFPQSYLDIPHTKEIIFIQITAGKGRDFEKKKRLYASIAEKIAASTTITKNNIIIVLTENNGQEDWSFGNGGIQGAKHII, encoded by the coding sequence ATGCCCTTTGTAAGAATTAGCCTGCCTAAAACGCTGCAACACGAAGAGAAAGATCAGATTTCTATTTCTGTACATCAGGCTCTTATGGAAGAATTTAATATCCCGGCTGATGATTATTTTCATGTTATAGAAGAATTGGAATCACACCAGGTTAAATTTCCTCAAAGCTATCTTGACATCCCACATACAAAAGAAATTATCTTTATACAGATAACTGCAGGAAAAGGGAGAGATTTCGAAAAGAAAAAAAGATTATATGCTTCTATTGCAGAAAAAATAGCAGCATCAACAACGATTACAAAAAATAATATCATTATTGTGTTAACTGAGAATAACGGACAGGAAGACTGGTCGTTTGGAAACGGTGGAATACAGGGAGCAAAGCATATCATTTAA
- a CDS encoding YraN family protein, protein MANHNDFGKMAEDLAVEYLKKCGYKILVRNFRFQKAEIDVIAEKDNQIIVVEVKARSTDAFMLPQEAVTKTKIKSIVSAANHYMEEFNKDNEVRFDIISVLPDENKNLIIEHIEDAFEAFDAN, encoded by the coding sequence ATGGCAAACCATAACGATTTTGGAAAAATGGCAGAGGATCTAGCTGTTGAATATCTTAAGAAATGTGGCTATAAAATCCTGGTCAGGAACTTTCGTTTTCAGAAAGCTGAGATTGATGTTATTGCTGAAAAAGATAATCAGATTATCGTTGTGGAGGTGAAAGCAAGATCCACAGATGCCTTTATGCTCCCTCAGGAAGCTGTCACCAAAACAAAGATAAAGTCTATTGTTTCTGCAGCCAATCATTATATGGAGGAATTTAATAAAGATAATGAAGTAAGGTTTGATATTATTTCCGTTCTTCCTGACGAAAACAAAAATTTAATAATTGAGCATATTGAAGACGCTTTTGAGGCGTTTGATGCCAATTAG
- a CDS encoding S66 peptidase family protein: protein MKKMIFPKSLKKGDKIAVISPAGAVDATQLEKGIEMIKSRGFEPVPGEHLYSKFSNGYNYAGTEKERIKDINWALNDKEIRAVWASRGGYGCQHLVQHLKLKNFTENPKWYIGYSDNTVIQSYLLKKGFASIHGQTIKTSSFGVTDESYDLIFGILKGEMPKYSLKSHQFNKEGNIKGELVGGNLALIYALLGTRYSFDFKDKILFIEDIGENFYALDRMIMSLELAGVFNKIKGLIVGGMTNMGDEKENASYEESFDELAYKLISDRISKYKFPVVFAFPNGHIKDNRPLIIGSEVKMKVDDKVRIDF, encoded by the coding sequence ATGAAAAAAATGATCTTTCCGAAGTCTCTTAAAAAAGGAGACAAAATAGCTGTTATTTCCCCTGCAGGAGCCGTAGATGCCACACAATTGGAAAAAGGGATTGAAATGATTAAAAGTAGAGGTTTTGAACCCGTTCCGGGAGAACATCTTTACAGTAAATTTTCAAACGGATACAATTATGCCGGAACAGAAAAGGAAAGAATTAAAGATATCAACTGGGCTTTAAATGACAAAGAAATAAGAGCTGTATGGGCTTCCAGAGGAGGTTATGGATGTCAACACCTTGTTCAGCATCTGAAGCTGAAAAATTTTACAGAAAACCCGAAATGGTATATCGGTTATTCAGATAATACTGTAATTCAAAGTTACCTTTTGAAAAAAGGTTTCGCTTCTATCCATGGACAAACCATCAAAACATCAAGTTTTGGAGTTACGGATGAAAGCTATGATCTTATTTTCGGTATCTTAAAAGGAGAAATGCCTAAATACAGCCTTAAATCCCATCAATTTAATAAAGAAGGGAATATCAAAGGTGAATTGGTTGGAGGTAATTTAGCCCTGATCTATGCCCTTCTAGGGACCAGATATTCTTTTGATTTTAAAGACAAAATCCTGTTTATTGAAGATATTGGTGAAAATTTTTATGCTCTGGACCGTATGATTATGAGTCTGGAACTGGCAGGAGTTTTTAACAAAATTAAAGGACTCATTGTTGGCGGTATGACCAATATGGGAGATGAAAAAGAAAACGCAAGCTATGAAGAAAGCTTTGATGAGCTGGCTTACAAACTGATTTCTGACAGAATTTCAAAATATAAATTCCCTGTGGTATTTGCCTTCCCGAACGGGCATATTAAGGACAACAGGCCATTAATTATCGGAAGTGAGGTTAAGATGAAGGTTGATGATAAAGTAAGAATAGATTTTTAA
- a CDS encoding LysE family translocator — protein MLELVLSAIILGFMLSLVFIGPIFFLLIETSFSRGPRHALSLDLGVITADLLCIVAAYYASTDIVTLIDKHPGFYRITSILIFIYGIVMLVTKTKMHMPGEEKIIGQNYIKTFFNGFFFNLLNVGVILFWLVTVISVRNQYPDTSSFILYISIVLATYLSIDLAKIFLAKQFHDKLTQKLANQIRRVVGCILIIFSFFIFLQSFKKFNQFDRQLEEAEKKEVKYQKTK, from the coding sequence ATGCTAGAACTTGTACTATCTGCCATCATATTAGGATTTATGCTGAGCCTGGTTTTCATAGGACCTATTTTTTTCCTGTTAATTGAAACCAGCTTTTCCCGAGGGCCCAGACATGCCCTATCCTTAGACCTTGGCGTTATTACGGCAGATTTATTATGCATTGTTGCGGCGTACTATGCCAGTACAGATATTGTAACTCTGATAGACAAGCATCCCGGATTTTACAGGATTACTTCCATTCTTATTTTCATCTACGGAATTGTGATGCTGGTTACCAAGACCAAAATGCATATGCCTGGTGAAGAAAAGATCATTGGCCAGAATTATATCAAGACATTTTTCAATGGTTTTTTCTTTAATCTTCTCAATGTTGGAGTTATCCTTTTCTGGCTGGTAACGGTAATTTCCGTAAGGAATCAATATCCGGACACCAGCAGTTTTATTTTATACATCAGTATAGTGCTGGCCACTTACCTATCTATAGACCTTGCCAAGATATTTCTTGCCAAGCAGTTTCACGATAAATTAACACAAAAACTGGCCAACCAGATCAGAAGAGTGGTTGGCTGTATTCTTATTATCTTCAGTTTCTTTATTTTCCTGCAGAGTTTTAAAAAGTTCAACCAGTTTGACAGACAGCTGGAGGAAGCAGAAAAAAAAGAAGTAAAATATCAAAAAACAAAATGA
- the rnr gene encoding ribonuclease R — protein MPKKRKYISHKNDLKLMEIGRLILRFMNANSSKIYNYKQIADGIDYKNPRQRELVIQALHKLQASEKIKEVERGKYIVNLKIAGTLTGIIDFNQSGNAYVSVEGMEDDIFIHAKNVKDALQGDKVLIITYHYKGKKLEGSVLEVLERNRTEFVGTFQKVAHKDFGFVVCDKKSINTDIFIPKTKFNNAEDGDKVIVKMTEWKPGDKNPEGEIIQVLGAPGEHETEIHSILAEYGLPYEFPQEVEADADKIDRSITDEEVAKRWDMRKICTFTIDPKDAKDFDDALSIRKLENGNWEIGVHIADVSHYVVPGTILDDEAYQRATSVYLVDRVVPMLPEVLSNDVCSLRPNEDKYTFSAVFELNDQAEIQKQWFGRTVIHSDRRFTYEEAQERIETGKGDLAEEINTLDKLAKIMRNERIRKGAITFDRSEVRFNLDENNEPVGVYFKISKDSNHLIEEFMLLANKKVSEFVSLTRKGEITNNTFIYRVHDDPDPAKLESLRDFVATFGYKMNLANTKKVAESLNKLLHDVKGKGEENMIETLAMRSMSKAVYSTEPIGHYGLGFEYYSHFTSPIRRYPDLLAHRLLQHYLDGGKSPNRGELEEKAKHCSAMERLAADAERDSIKYMQVKFMEKHLGETFKGVISGVAEFGFWVEIPENGAEGLIKLRDLVDDSYMFDAKTHAVYGVRHGNKYQLGDEVQIKVVKANLIQKQLDFQIVK, from the coding sequence ATGCCAAAAAAAAGAAAATATATAAGTCATAAAAATGATTTAAAACTGATGGAGATCGGAAGACTGATCCTCCGTTTTATGAATGCAAATTCATCCAAAATTTATAATTATAAACAAATCGCTGATGGTATAGATTACAAAAATCCGAGACAAAGGGAACTTGTTATCCAGGCATTGCATAAACTTCAGGCATCTGAAAAGATCAAAGAAGTGGAGCGCGGGAAATATATTGTTAACCTGAAAATAGCAGGAACATTAACCGGAATTATTGACTTCAACCAAAGCGGAAATGCCTACGTAAGTGTGGAAGGAATGGAAGATGATATCTTCATTCATGCCAAAAATGTGAAGGATGCACTGCAGGGAGACAAGGTTCTTATTATAACTTATCATTATAAAGGAAAGAAGCTGGAAGGCTCAGTTCTTGAAGTTTTGGAACGTAACAGAACAGAATTTGTAGGGACATTTCAGAAGGTGGCTCACAAAGATTTCGGGTTTGTTGTTTGTGATAAGAAATCAATCAATACGGATATTTTTATTCCGAAGACCAAATTCAATAATGCGGAAGACGGAGATAAGGTGATCGTAAAAATGACAGAGTGGAAACCAGGGGATAAAAATCCTGAAGGTGAAATTATCCAGGTACTGGGTGCTCCGGGTGAGCATGAAACAGAGATCCACTCTATCCTTGCAGAATATGGTTTACCGTATGAATTTCCACAGGAAGTGGAAGCTGATGCAGATAAAATTGACAGAAGCATTACTGACGAAGAGGTGGCGAAGCGTTGGGATATGCGTAAAATATGCACTTTTACCATTGACCCTAAAGATGCCAAGGATTTTGATGATGCCTTATCTATAAGAAAACTGGAAAACGGAAACTGGGAAATCGGGGTGCATATTGCAGATGTATCTCATTATGTGGTTCCCGGGACTATTCTTGATGATGAAGCCTATCAGAGAGCTACTTCGGTATATCTTGTTGACAGGGTGGTACCGATGCTTCCTGAAGTATTGAGCAATGATGTCTGTTCCCTGCGTCCAAACGAAGATAAATATACTTTTTCAGCAGTCTTTGAACTGAATGATCAAGCGGAAATCCAGAAACAGTGGTTTGGAAGAACAGTGATCCACTCAGACAGAAGATTTACCTATGAAGAAGCTCAGGAACGTATAGAAACCGGAAAGGGAGATCTGGCGGAAGAGATCAATACGCTTGATAAGCTGGCAAAAATCATGCGTAATGAACGTATCAGAAAAGGGGCTATTACTTTCGACAGAAGTGAAGTAAGATTTAACCTGGATGAAAATAATGAACCGGTTGGGGTTTATTTTAAAATAAGTAAAGATTCCAATCACCTGATCGAAGAATTCATGCTTTTAGCCAACAAAAAAGTATCGGAATTCGTATCGCTGACAAGGAAAGGTGAAATCACCAACAATACATTTATTTACAGGGTTCACGATGATCCGGATCCTGCAAAACTGGAATCACTGAGAGACTTTGTAGCGACTTTCGGATATAAAATGAATCTTGCCAATACCAAAAAAGTGGCTGAATCTCTGAATAAGCTTCTTCATGATGTAAAAGGTAAAGGTGAAGAAAATATGATCGAAACGCTAGCTATGAGAAGTATGAGTAAAGCGGTATATTCTACAGAACCTATCGGGCACTACGGATTAGGATTTGAATACTACAGTCACTTCACCTCTCCTATCCGTCGTTATCCGGATTTATTGGCCCATCGTCTTCTCCAGCATTATCTGGATGGTGGAAAATCTCCAAACAGAGGTGAGCTTGAAGAAAAGGCAAAACACTGCAGTGCCATGGAAAGACTGGCCGCAGATGCGGAAAGGGATTCTATCAAATACATGCAGGTGAAATTCATGGAAAAACATTTGGGAGAAACTTTCAAAGGTGTGATTTCCGGCGTGGCAGAATTCGGATTCTGGGTTGAAATCCCGGAAAACGGAGCCGAAGGTCTGATCAAACTGAGAGATCTTGTTGATGATTCGTACATGTTTGACGCCAAAACACATGCTGTATATGGAGTAAGACATGGTAATAAATACCAGTTGGGAGACGAAGTTCAGATTAAAGTGGTGAAAGCCAATCTGATTCAGAAGCAGCTGGATTTCCAGATTGTGAAGTAA
- the rpiB gene encoding ribose 5-phosphate isomerase B: MKRKIAVAADHAGYEYKEIVKNYLSEHFEVQDFGTFSTNSVDYPDFVHPAATSVENGENELGILFCGSGNGVQITANKHQKIRCALCWMPEIATLARQHNDANMISIPARFISKELAIEIVDKFLSTDFEGGRHQNRVDKIAFC; this comes from the coding sequence ATGAAAAGAAAAATTGCTGTTGCAGCGGACCATGCAGGCTATGAATATAAGGAGATTGTTAAAAACTACCTTTCAGAACATTTTGAAGTTCAGGATTTTGGAACGTTTTCCACAAACAGTGTGGATTATCCGGACTTTGTACACCCTGCCGCAACTTCTGTGGAAAACGGAGAAAATGAACTGGGAATTTTGTTCTGTGGAAGCGGAAACGGAGTTCAGATCACTGCCAACAAACATCAGAAAATTAGATGTGCACTTTGCTGGATGCCGGAGATTGCAACGCTGGCAAGACAGCATAATGATGCCAACATGATTTCGATACCGGCGAGATTTATATCAAAGGAACTGGCCATTGAAATTGTAGATAAATTTCTTTCTACAGACTTTGAAGGCGGAAGACACCAGAACAGAGTTGATAAAATTGCATTTTGCTAA